In Carassius carassius chromosome 5, fCarCar2.1, whole genome shotgun sequence, one genomic interval encodes:
- the LOC132141181 gene encoding histone H3.3A, with amino-acid sequence MARTKQTARKSTGGKAPRKQLATKAARKSAPSTGGVKKPHRYRPGTVALREIRRYQKSTELLIRKLPFQRLVREIAQDFKTDLRFQSAAIGALQEASEAYLVGLFEDTNLCAIHAKRVTIMPKDIQLARRIRGERA; translated from the exons ATGGCCCGTACTAAGCAGACTGCTCGTAAGTCCACTGGAGGAAAAGCTCCTCGTAAGCAGCTGGCTACCAAAGCTGCCCGCAAGAGCGCTCCCTCGACTGGAGGAGTCAAGAAACCTCACCGCTACAG GCCTGGTACAGTGGCTTTGCGTGAGATTCGTCGGTATCAGAAGTCCACTGAGCTGCTGATCCGTAAGCTGCCATTCCAGCGTCTGGTTCGAGAGATTGCCCAGGACTTCAAAACTGATCTGCGTTTCCAGAGCGCCGCCATTGGAGCACTGCAG GAAGCCAGTGAGGCATACCTGGTCGGTCTGTTTGAAGACACTAACCTGTGTGCCATCCATGCCAAGCGTGTCACCATCATGCCCAAAGACATCCAGCTGGCACGCCGCATCCGCGGAGAGCGTGCTTAA